A genomic window from Sphingobacterium spiritivorum includes:
- a CDS encoding MFS transporter, whose translation MKIISSIKIVTEPFKTLRNETFARLYFAQIASLFGDAFTWLGLALLTYEINPDNAVAILASALTLRVTAYIIFSPFAGVVSERFQRKQILLITQFARMAIVCMLPFVNAEWQVYGLIFALNIFAAFFTPTYRAIIPQIVDKEIYREANGLSMATFQLLSVFGPALAGIVAVWLGAKQIFFVNGTTLLIAILFIITIPKAALQKGVDIADNTVPKKTWGEVLKGIRLLFGNKIVRFALSIEFISAIAGAMVLVNTVGLVKTSLQLDDKHYGWIMAVFGVGAAITAFLLGSLDKTKTRSISLISGAVLIGIAISLANFVPYTGLLFLWVSAGIGQTLADMPSETLIGENIQPQDQGKVYGAHFAFSHLWWAIAYPIAGFFGTKFPDKEFLYGGILTLILAMIAVVLFRVSAKSRSEIEIEKGLNKKQS comes from the coding sequence ATGAAAATAATATCCTCAATAAAAATAGTTACAGAGCCTTTTAAGACCTTGCGAAATGAGACTTTCGCAAGGCTTTATTTTGCGCAAATCGCAAGCCTTTTTGGTGATGCTTTTACATGGTTGGGGTTAGCATTGCTTACGTATGAAATTAACCCCGATAATGCGGTCGCTATATTGGCATCGGCACTTACATTACGGGTTACGGCGTATATTATATTTTCACCCTTTGCAGGCGTTGTATCGGAAAGGTTTCAACGGAAACAAATATTGCTGATAACACAGTTTGCAAGAATGGCAATCGTGTGTATGCTTCCTTTTGTCAATGCTGAATGGCAGGTGTACGGATTGATATTTGCGCTCAATATATTTGCCGCATTCTTTACACCAACATACCGGGCTATCATCCCACAGATAGTGGATAAAGAAATATACAGGGAAGCCAACGGCCTGTCAATGGCAACCTTTCAGTTGTTGAGTGTATTTGGTCCTGCATTGGCGGGCATTGTAGCGGTATGGTTAGGGGCGAAACAAATATTCTTCGTCAACGGCACAACCCTTTTAATTGCAATACTATTCATTATCACCATCCCTAAAGCAGCCTTACAGAAAGGAGTTGATATCGCAGATAATACAGTGCCGAAAAAGACGTGGGGAGAAGTATTAAAAGGCATCCGCCTATTGTTCGGAAATAAGATTGTGCGTTTCGCATTGAGCATCGAATTTATATCAGCCATTGCAGGTGCAATGGTGTTGGTCAATACGGTTGGCTTGGTAAAAACATCCCTGCAATTGGACGATAAGCATTATGGATGGATAATGGCGGTATTCGGAGTGGGCGCAGCTATTACGGCATTTTTGTTGGGCAGTTTGGACAAAACCAAAACACGCAGTATATCACTGATAAGCGGTGCTGTTTTAATTGGCATAGCCATAAGCCTTGCCAATTTCGTTCCGTACACAGGATTGTTGTTTTTATGGGTTTCGGCAGGTATCGGACAAACACTTGCCGATATGCCATCCGAAACGCTGATAGGCGAAAACATACAACCCCAAGACCAGGGCAAAGTATATGGAGCTCATTTCGCATTTTCTCATTTATGGTGGGCAATAGCCTATCCAATAGCTGGTTTTTTCGGTACAAAATTTCCCGATAAAGAGTTTTTATATGGGGGTATCCTTACCCTAATCTTAGCTATGATAGCTGTTGTTCTTTTTAGGGTATCAGCAAAATCTCGAAGCGAAATAGAGATAGAAAAAGGATTAAACAAAAAACAAAGTTGA
- a CDS encoding DUF6122 family protein: MSIFIIKNIVHYSLHFLFPGLVAFVFYKRGWKTVWIILLLTMIVDVDHLIAKPIFDPNRCSIGFHFLHSYYAIAVYALAFLFGTKIIRIIALGLLLHMATDFQDCLW, encoded by the coding sequence ATGTCAATATTTATTATAAAAAATATCGTCCACTATTCATTACACTTCCTCTTTCCGGGGTTGGTTGCCTTTGTGTTTTACAAAAGGGGATGGAAAACCGTCTGGATAATTCTACTACTGACAATGATTGTTGACGTTGACCACTTGATTGCAAAACCGATATTCGACCCAAACAGATGCAGTATTGGTTTTCATTTTCTGCATTCGTATTACGCAATAGCTGTATATGCTTTAGCATTCCTGTTTGGCACTAAAATAATCAGAATTATTGCACTTGGACTATTACTACACATGGCAACCGATTTTCAGGATTGCCTATGGTAA
- a CDS encoding helix-turn-helix domain-containing protein produces the protein MSSVDLNYKVKINHKYSYPHKFNIPNLKYEIYFITWQVIMSQFRYVKHIRNDDIIKALGQRVRDLRSERKLTMEKLAELSGIDYRQLSYIELGQTDPGLSTLHAIAKGLDITLSFLMDSESLR, from the coding sequence ATGTCATCTGTTGATCTGAATTATAAAGTGAAAATTAATCATAAATATTCTTATCCCCACAAATTTAATATACCAAATCTTAAATATGAAATATACTTCATAACATGGCAGGTAATTATGTCGCAATTTCGTTATGTGAAGCACATACGAAATGACGATATAATTAAAGCTCTTGGCCAACGGGTTAGAGACCTAAGGTCGGAAAGAAAGCTAACGATGGAAAAGTTAGCCGAACTTTCCGGCATTGACTACCGACAACTTTCCTACATCGAATTAGGCCAGACCGACCCCGGTTTGAGTACCCTACATGCCATAGCCAAAGGGCTCGATATTACCCTCTCCTTTTTGATGGATTCGGAATCTCTCCGCTAA